The Gimibacter soli genome includes a region encoding these proteins:
- the murB gene encoding UDP-N-acetylmuramate dehydrogenase: MVMLAHKADFLGKLPHIRGRLVEDAPLSRLSWFRTGGTADLLFEPADADDLIAFLRALPTDVPVTVIGVGSNLLVRDGGVAGVVIRLGRGFAGIETRGDIVKAGAGAMDVHVARKAQEAGLAGLEFLVGVPGTIGGAVRMNAGAYGREVKDVLLHARAVDRLGHVHELDLVDMGYSYRHADVADDLIFIDAAFKGTTDDKATIAARMDEITTARADSQPIGTRTGGSTFKNPEGGKRAWELIDEAGCRGFAIGDAMVSDKHCNFLINRGKATAAEIEAVGETVRARVKEASGVELEWEIKRIGREAGEGAA, encoded by the coding sequence ATGGTGATGTTGGCGCACAAGGCGGACTTTCTGGGCAAGCTACCCCATATACGGGGCCGGCTCGTCGAGGATGCGCCTTTGTCGCGCCTCAGCTGGTTCCGCACGGGCGGTACCGCAGACCTTCTGTTTGAACCCGCCGACGCTGACGACCTGATCGCATTCTTGCGCGCACTCCCTACAGACGTGCCGGTCACCGTGATCGGCGTGGGCTCCAACCTCCTTGTCCGCGATGGCGGCGTGGCGGGCGTGGTGATCCGCTTGGGGCGTGGCTTTGCGGGCATTGAAACCCGCGGCGATATCGTCAAGGCGGGTGCCGGTGCCATGGATGTGCATGTCGCCCGCAAGGCGCAGGAAGCGGGCCTCGCCGGGCTTGAGTTTCTGGTCGGCGTGCCCGGCACCATCGGGGGTGCCGTCCGCATGAATGCGGGCGCCTATGGCCGCGAGGTCAAGGATGTGCTGCTGCATGCCCGTGCGGTGGACCGTCTTGGTCATGTGCACGAGCTGGACCTTGTCGACATGGGCTACAGCTACCGCCACGCTGACGTGGCGGATGACCTGATCTTCATCGATGCGGCCTTCAAGGGCACGACCGATGACAAGGCGACCATCGCCGCCCGGATGGATGAAATCACCACGGCCCGCGCTGACAGCCAGCCGATCGGCACCCGTACCGGCGGCTCCACCTTCAAGAACCCCGAAGGCGGCAAGCGCGCGTGGGAACTGATCGATGAAGCCGGCTGCCGGGGCTTTGCCATCGGCGATGCCATGGTTTCCGACAAGCACTGCAATTTCCTGATCAATAGAGGCAAGGCGACCGCTGCCGAGATCGAGGCTGTGGGCGAAACCGTCCGTGCCCGCGTCAAGGAAGCGTCGGGCGTTGAGCTTGAATGGGAAATCAAGCGCATTGGCCGCGAAGCCGGGGAGGGCGCTGCATGA
- a CDS encoding cell division protein FtsQ/DivIB — MTALIRPRRVVNGVFFGLVLAALAYGGIQGWQSGWFVDRSRDAGFVLSDISVEGATRTRQGDVLAALDVDTGMPILAIDLIAMKERLETLPWVKTAVVSRVFPGSLVVKVSERQPFALWQADGKVHLIDAEGIIITSRGLAEFTGLPLIVGAGATRDLPSLVTLLDDAPEFKGMIKSAVRIGGRRWDLVFTNGIRLKLPEDMGSYSARMAWSDFRTLEKQDQLLAREIDVIDMRLHDRMVLRVSPAGKAQMDGRESAT; from the coding sequence ATGACCGCACTGATCCGCCCCCGCCGCGTCGTCAATGGTGTTTTCTTCGGGCTTGTGCTCGCCGCCCTTGCCTATGGCGGTATCCAGGGCTGGCAAAGCGGCTGGTTCGTGGACCGCAGCCGTGACGCCGGCTTTGTGCTGAGCGACATTTCGGTCGAGGGTGCAACGCGCACCCGTCAGGGGGATGTGCTTGCCGCCCTTGATGTGGACACCGGCATGCCGATCCTCGCGATTGACCTGATCGCCATGAAGGAACGGCTGGAGACGCTGCCGTGGGTGAAAACGGCGGTTGTCAGCCGCGTATTCCCGGGCTCGCTTGTCGTGAAGGTTTCCGAGCGCCAGCCGTTCGCGCTGTGGCAGGCGGACGGCAAGGTGCATCTGATTGACGCTGAGGGCATCATCATTACCAGCCGCGGCCTTGCCGAATTCACCGGCCTGCCGTTGATCGTCGGGGCTGGTGCCACCCGCGACCTGCCGAGCCTTGTGACGCTGCTGGACGACGCCCCCGAATTCAAAGGCATGATCAAATCGGCTGTGCGCATCGGGGGACGGCGCTGGGATCTGGTGTTCACCAATGGTATCCGCCTGAAGCTGCCTGAAGATATGGGCTCCTACAGTGCCCGTATGGCGTGGTCGGATTTCCGCACCCTTGAAAAGCAGGACCAGCTTCTGGCCCGCGAGATCGATGTGATCGACATGCGCCTGCACGACCGCATGGTCCTGCGCGTGTCGCCTGCCGGCAAGGCCCAGATGGACGGCCGGGAGAGCGCGACATGA